CCATACCCATTACTATGAGTtcactctgtctcctgtctctcctccagtccagactACCATACCCATTACTATGAGttcactctgtctcctctctctcctccagtccagactACCATACCCATTACTATGAGttcactctgtctcctctctctcctccagtccagactACCATACTCAGTACTATGAGttcactctgtctcctctctctcctccagtccagactACCATACCCATTACTATGAGTTCACGGGGGTGAGTAGCTGCTGGGATGTGGTCCATCTCCATCGTCTGCTGTGGGCCTGTGTGGTGCTCAACATAATGGGCCTGTTCCTGGGAATCATCACAGCTGCTATACTGGGGGCTTACAAGGACCtggtgggcacacacacacacacacacacacacatacacacatacctaGAACACACGTCTGTTTGTTAGGTACCTATTTCATTTGTTATTGTTTACACTAACTATATGTattaccctctctcttcccccttctctcccctctctctttctcccccttcccccccctcccctccccccctctctctttctcccttctccccttctctctcctccccaaatctctcccctctccctctccccttctctcccttcctccttccctcccctctctctttctacctccctccctcccccccctctcctcccttcaccctctctccctcccttcgctctccctctttccctcctctctcccttcgccccttctctcccctctcccttccccttccctcccctctcccttcaccctctctccctcccttcctctccctctttccctccccctctccctccctttccctcccctctccccttccctcccctccctctccctctccctctccccctccccttccctctctctttctccctcccctcccccttccctctctctttctccctcccctcctccttccctctctctttctccctccccttccctcctctttctccctcccctcctccttccctctctttctccctccccttccctctctctttctccctccctgccctctcccttcccctctctctttctccctccctccctgccctctcccttcccctctctctttctccctccctccctcccatctcccttcccctctctccttctccccctcctctcccctctcccttccctctcccctttccccctcccctcccccttccctcccctctccctccctcctctccctccctccctccctcccccccctcccttcctccccctcccttccctccttctgtctcccttTATCTCAGGCTCCCGCCCCCAGATGTCCCCCAGTCCGGCCCCACCCCCACATCATGTATAACCCCACCCAGCATGTGGTGACCTACGCTGGCTTCTGCCCCAACGGACAGGCCCTGCCCGCCTACCCCAACTACCCCGCTTTGCCCATGCAGGTAAAAAAATACCCCAACTACCCCGCTCTGCCCCTGCaggttagaccccaactaccccactctgcccctgtaggttagaccccaactaccccactctgcccctgtaggttagaccccaactaccccactctacccctgcaggttagaccccaactaccccactctgcccctgtaggttagaccccaactaccccactctgcccctgcaggttagaccccaactaccccactctgcccctgcaggttagaccccaactaccccactctgcccctgtaggttagaccccaactaccccactctgcccctgtaggttagaccccaactaccccactctgcccctgtaggttagaccccaactaccccactctgcccctgtaggttagaccccaactaccccactctgcccctgtAGGTTAGACCCCAACTATCCCAATCTGCCCCTGCaggttagaccccaactaccccactctgtccctgtaggttagaccccaactaccccactctgcccctgtaggttagaccccaactaccccactctgtccctgtaggttagaccccaactaccccactctgcccctgtaggttagaccccaactaccccactctgcccctgtaggttagaccccaactaccccactctgcccctgtaggttagaccccaactaccccCACTCTGCCCCTGTAGGTTAGACCCCAACTACAATAGTATTTCCAAAGCTCCTCGTCACCCAGTGATATgaatgtctcctctctgtcgtctctctcctctgttgtctctctctcctcgctctcttctctctatgtctctctctctcgacctcggtctctctctcttgaccccggtctctctctctctcgtctgttgtctctctctcctctcctcttctctctctgtctttctcagcaCCACAGCAGTTACCaggccccctccaccccccagcCCGGCCTGGAGATGACCCTAACCCCCTCCTCTCCGTCAGAGGAGAGCCAGAGCCAGCCTTCTGCCCAGGCCCCCAGCCAGCCCACCTTCCAGACTGGCTCCCAGGACCCTGGTCAGGGTTACATGCTAACACCCAACGCCCCTGCCCTCTACCCTGGCCCCGTCTACGGGCCCTCCGGCTTCGAGAAGCCCCCTCCTTATGCATGCTGAATGCCAACCTGACCTTTAGGCCAGGGTAAGAGAGGCTAATGTCCAGAAACAACACCTAGCCTCTGTCACCGGGTCAGCACAGACATGAAGGAATCAGCTCGGTGTGACAgcttccatatatacttccaaCCAATCAGATATGGCTTCCATATAACAAATATATCCTTTCAACCAATCAGATATGGCTTCCATATAACAAATATATCCTTTCAACCAATCAGATATGGCTTCCATATAACAAATATATCCTTTCAACCAATCAGATATGGCTTCCATATATATCCTTTCAACCAATCAGATATGGCTTCCATATAACAAATATATCCTTTCAACCAATCAGATATGGCTTCCATATAACAAACATATCCTTTCAACCAATCAGATATGGCTTCCATATAACAAACATATCCTTTCAACCAATCAGATATGGCTTCCATACAACAAACATATCCTTCCAATCATTGCTTCTTACGGCCAGCTATGTGATTCCTTTAGATCTGCACACAACAACGAGTTAGGGAATAAAAGGGACTAGGAGACATGGGGCTAGGAGACAAGGGACTAGGATAAGGGACTAGGAGACATGGGGCTAGGGGATAAGGGACTAGGGCTTCTTTCTGGACTAGGCCAGAGAATGTAGCACAAGCAGGGTTGGGGAGGTTACTTTTAAAATGCACCTGTCCAAAATAGTAATGATTGGATTACTCAAACTAAgtcatgtaatctgattacttttacTGTTGCAATTAGATTAGAAGCATTTGAAGAAGACAAACTGGCATACtaccaattgaacaacatttattgcaggataaatcaatgggAAGAGGTCCAGATACAGCCTCTAGCCTCTCAACTGGTTAGCAGTTAGCACAGACCTGAAGGAACCAGATGGTGTGATGGCTTCCATATACCCTTCCAACCAATCAGATATGGCTTCCATTTACCCTTCCAATCAATCAGATATGGCTTCCATATACCCTTCCAATCAATCAGATATGGCTTCCATATACCCTTCCAATCAATCAGATATGGCCTCCATATACCCTTCCAATCAATCAGATATGGCCTCCATATACCCTTCCAATCAATCAGATATGGCCTCCATTTACCCTTCCAATCAATCAGATATGGCCTCCATATACCCTTCCAATCAATCAGATATGGCCTCCATATACCCTTCCAATCAATCAGATATGGCCTCCATTTGGCTTCCAATCAATCAGATATGGCCTCCATATACCCTTCCAATCAATCAGATATGGCCTCCATATACCCTTCCAATCAATCAGATATGGCCTCCATCTACCCTTCCAATCAATCAGATATGGCCTCCATTTACCCTTCCAATCAATCAGATATGGCCTCCATATACCCTTCCAATCAATCAGATATGGCCTCCATCTACCCTTCCAATCAATCAGATATGGCCTCCATATACCCTTCCAATCATTGCTTCTTACCCAGCTATCAGATTTATCCAGAACTCCACACAACAACGAGGTAAGAACTAGAAGGGACTAGGAGTCTAGGGACTAAGAGATTATGGGCTAGGAGACAAGGGGCTAGGAGACAAGGGGCTAGGAGACAAGGGGCTAGGGCGTGTTTTTGGACCAGGCCAGAGAATGTAGCAGAAGACACCTCACAGACAGATAAGCCATGACAGAGAGAAGACCTCTGGACTTTAATAATCATCTATTAATGTAGTGCaggttagaccccaactaccccaAACTACCCCAaactaccccactctgcccctgtAGGTTAGACCCAAACTACCCCAACTACCCCAaactaccccactctgcccctgtaggttagaccccaactaccccCAACTACCCCATTCTGCCCCTGTaggttagaccccaactacccccaactaccccactctgcccctgtaggttagaccccaactacccccagctaccccactctgcccctgtAGGTTAGACCCCAAAACTCTGCCCCTGTAGGTTACCCAAACTACCCCAACTACCCCAaactaccccactctgcccctgtTGGTTATACCCCAACTACCCCaactaccccactctgcccctgtTGGTTATACCCCaactaccccactctgcccctgtAGGTTAGACCCCAAACTACCCCAaactaccccactctgcccctgtaggttagaccccaactaccccaaactaccccactctgcccctgtaggttagaccccaactaccccaaactaccccactctgcccctgtaggttagaccccaactaccccactctgcccctgtaggttagaccccaactaccccactctgcccctacaggttagaccccaactaccccaaactaccccactctgcccctgtaggttagaccccaactaccccactctgcccctacaggttagaccccaactaccccaaactaccccactctgcccctgtaggttagaccccaactaccccaaactaccccactctgcccctgtaggttagaccccaactaccccaaactaccccactctgcccctgtaggttagaccccaactaccccactctgcccctgtaggttagaccccaactaccccctaccccactctgcccctgcaggttagaccccaactaccccactctgcccctgtAGGTTAGACCCAAACTACCCCAACTACCCCAaactaccccactctgcccctgCAGGTTATACCCCAACTACCCCAACTACCCCCTCTGCCCCTGCaggttagaccccaactaccccactctgcccctgtaggttagaccccaactaccccaaactaccccactctgcccctgtaggttagaccccaactaccccaaactaccccactctgcccctgtaggttagaccccaactaccccaaactaccccactctgcccctgcaggttagaccccaactaccccactctgcccctgtaggttagaccccaactaccccactctgcccctgcaggttagaccccaactaccccaaactaccccactctgcccctgcaggttagaccccaactaccccactctgcccctgcaggttagaccccaactaccccaaactaccccactctgcccctgtaggttagaccccaactaccccactctgcccctgCAGGTTAGACCCCAaactaccccactctgcccctgtaggttagaccccaactaccccactctgcccctgCAGGTTAGACAACCCaactaccccactctgcccctgtaggttagaccccaactaccccactctgcccctgtaggttagaccccaactaccccactctgc
This DNA window, taken from Oncorhynchus tshawytscha isolate Ot180627B unplaced genomic scaffold, Otsh_v2.0 Un_contig_2903_pilon_pilon, whole genome shotgun sequence, encodes the following:
- the LOC121845943 gene encoding transmembrane protein 255B-like, with protein sequence MYNPTQHVVTYAGFCPNGQALPAYPNYPALPMQHHSSYQAPSTPQPGLEMTLTPSSPSEESQSQPSAQAPSQPTFQTGSQDPGQGYMLTPNAPALYPGPVYGPSGFEKPPPYAC